In Thermococcus thioreducens, a genomic segment contains:
- a CDS encoding ASCH domain-containing protein, whose protein sequence is MRHLEFDGRYAEAILSGRKRATVRLGRKPNLKPGDEVLIHSGGRVIARAVIERVDSKTVGELTDEDAFLDGFSSREELVMALKSHYKYVNDDSKAHIIIFRIVERFEKPVMSSDYAYEGNLPVEIAEKALKYLNLSEEDRKLLELFLQAGSLRKAAYRLGGMNKRYLIRDALRRAYEELKRRGIMGPKV, encoded by the coding sequence ATGAGGCACTTAGAGTTCGATGGACGCTACGCTGAGGCCATACTGAGCGGAAGGAAAAGGGCAACGGTAAGGCTTGGAAGAAAGCCGAACCTCAAACCCGGCGACGAGGTTCTCATACATTCGGGAGGCCGCGTTATAGCGAGGGCGGTTATCGAGAGGGTCGATAGCAAGACCGTCGGCGAGCTTACCGATGAGGACGCCTTTCTGGACGGGTTTTCCAGCAGGGAAGAGCTGGTAATGGCCCTCAAAAGCCACTACAAGTACGTTAACGATGACTCAAAGGCCCACATTATAATCTTTCGCATCGTGGAGCGGTTCGAGAAGCCTGTTATGAGTTCGGACTACGCCTATGAAGGGAACCTGCCGGTGGAGATTGCCGAGAAGGCCCTGAAGTACCTCAACCTGTCGGAGGAGGACAGAAAACTCCTCGAACTTTTCCTCCAGGCGGGAAGTCTGAGAAAAGCAGCTTACAGGCTTGGTGGTATGAACAAGAGGTACTTGATTAGGGACGCCCTCAGGAGGGCCTACGAGGAGCTGAAAAGGAGGGGGATTATGGGGCCAAAGGTTTGA
- a CDS encoding TIGR02253 family HAD-type hydrolase, producing the protein MKAVFFDFVGTLITKEGENVTHQNIVREVLKKAGREDLDYMRLWEEYEAESSAMFKELAGKPYVKIRDVDTRAMRKVAERYGFTVPEDFWEISIAMHERYGGLFPDAVETVKALKDLGLHVGIITDSDNDYIEAHLKALGIYGLFDSITTSEDAGFYKPHEGPFLLALERAGVEAGEAIYVGDNPSKDCVGAKKVGMMSVLLDLNGEKRGLWRECDFVVSKLDEVVEIVRSLMESRSSRQ; encoded by the coding sequence ATGAAGGCCGTCTTCTTTGACTTCGTGGGCACGCTCATAACGAAGGAGGGCGAAAACGTTACCCATCAGAACATCGTGAGGGAGGTACTCAAAAAGGCCGGGAGGGAAGACCTCGATTACATGAGGCTCTGGGAGGAGTACGAGGCTGAAAGCTCCGCGATGTTCAAGGAGCTGGCCGGCAAGCCCTACGTCAAAATCCGGGACGTTGACACCCGGGCCATGCGGAAGGTGGCCGAGCGCTACGGTTTTACAGTTCCGGAGGACTTCTGGGAGATAAGCATTGCCATGCACGAGCGCTATGGGGGCCTCTTTCCCGACGCCGTTGAGACGGTTAAGGCCCTCAAAGACCTCGGCCTCCACGTCGGAATCATAACCGACTCGGACAACGACTACATCGAGGCCCACCTGAAGGCACTCGGCATCTACGGCCTCTTTGACTCGATAACGACCAGCGAGGATGCGGGCTTCTACAAGCCCCATGAGGGGCCTTTCCTTCTGGCGCTTGAGAGGGCGGGCGTTGAAGCAGGTGAGGCCATCTACGTCGGCGACAACCCGTCAAAGGACTGCGTTGGGGCCAAGAAGGTCGGCATGATGAGTGTCCTCCTCGACCTGAATGGAGAAAAGCGGGGGCTGTGGAGGGAATGTGACTTTGTGGTTTCAAAGCTGGACGAGGTAGTCGAAATCGTAAGGAGCCTGATGGAAAGTAGGTCATCCAGACAATAA
- a CDS encoding tRNA (cytidine(56)-2'-O)-methyltransferase encodes MIAVLRLGHRPERDKRITTHVALTARAFGADKIIIAAEEDEHVRESVEDVVRRWGGPFEIEFNPSWKRIMREWKEKGIIVHLTMYGVHIDDAVPRIKSELKDDRDVLIVVGAEKVPREVYDISDYNVGVGNQPHSEVAALAVFLDRLLEGEGLRKSFENAKLRIIPQEKGKKVIELE; translated from the coding sequence ATGATAGCCGTTCTAAGGCTCGGACACAGGCCCGAGAGGGACAAGCGGATAACCACCCACGTGGCACTGACGGCGAGGGCCTTCGGGGCCGATAAAATAATCATTGCAGCCGAAGAAGACGAGCACGTCAGGGAGAGCGTCGAGGACGTTGTCAGGAGGTGGGGAGGGCCCTTTGAGATAGAGTTCAATCCAAGCTGGAAGAGAATTATGAGAGAATGGAAGGAAAAAGGCATAATAGTCCACCTCACGATGTATGGGGTTCACATCGACGACGCCGTGCCAAGAATCAAGAGCGAGCTGAAGGATGACCGGGACGTTCTCATCGTGGTCGGTGCCGAGAAGGTGCCCAGGGAGGTCTACGATATCTCCGACTACAACGTCGGCGTTGGGAACCAGCCCCACAGCGAGGTTGCAGCCCTGGCGGTCTTCCTGGACAGGCTTCTGGAGGGCGAAGGCCTGAGGAAGAGCTTTGAGAACGCTAAGCTGAGGATAATCCCCCAGGAGAAAGGCAAGAAGGTAATCGAGCTGGAGTGA
- the pgsA gene encoding archaetidylinositol phosphate synthase, with protein sequence MVLNNYRENVRGYLEAIVRPLARAGVTPNQITVLGLLISLTGAYFFYRGEQVIAALVLLFGSLIDALDGTLARLTGKTSRFGAFLDSTFDRISDGAVLFGIALGNLADWRVAFIAFMGSYLVSYERCRAELAGSGRLAVGIAERAERLLIIIITALFGYVEYGVYAVAILSWITVLQRLYAAYQRLRE encoded by the coding sequence ATGGTGCTCAATAACTACCGCGAAAACGTCAGGGGTTACCTTGAAGCCATCGTCCGACCCCTCGCGAGGGCCGGAGTTACGCCAAATCAGATAACCGTCCTCGGCCTGCTGATAAGCCTCACCGGTGCTTACTTCTTCTACCGCGGCGAACAGGTCATCGCGGCACTCGTTCTGCTCTTCGGCTCGCTCATAGATGCCCTCGACGGAACGCTCGCAAGATTAACAGGGAAGACGAGCCGCTTTGGGGCCTTCCTTGACTCCACCTTCGACAGGATAAGCGACGGTGCTGTGCTCTTCGGAATAGCCCTTGGCAACCTCGCCGACTGGCGCGTTGCATTCATCGCCTTCATGGGAAGCTACCTGGTGAGCTACGAGAGGTGCAGGGCCGAGCTGGCCGGCTCAGGAAGGCTGGCCGTTGGGATAGCCGAGAGGGCCGAGAGATTGCTTATAATAATCATCACCGCGCTCTTCGGCTACGTTGAGTACGGTGTCTACGCCGTCGCAATCCTTTCGTGGATAACCGTTCTCCAGAGGCTCTACGCGGCCTACCAGAGGCTCAGGGAGTGA
- a CDS encoding protein-L-isoaspartate(D-aspartate) O-methyltransferase, which produces MVSEEELLRRWERTVERLFREGVIRSEAVRRAFLKYPRYLFVQKRHWDYAHVDEPLPIPAGQTISAPHMVAIMLELAELRPGMNVLEVGTGSGWNAALIAELVKTDVYTIERIPELVEFARRNLEKAGVENVHVIPGDGTRGFPPKAPYDRIIVTAGAPKVPEPLLEQLNPGGRLIIPVGGYHLWQDLYVVEKTEGGRIKKKRWGGVAFVPLIGEHGWRE; this is translated from the coding sequence ATGGTTTCCGAGGAGGAACTCCTGAGAAGATGGGAGAGAACCGTTGAGAGGCTTTTCAGGGAGGGGGTTATCCGAAGTGAGGCCGTTAGGAGGGCTTTTCTCAAGTATCCGCGCTACCTCTTCGTCCAGAAACGCCACTGGGACTATGCCCACGTTGATGAGCCCCTTCCGATTCCCGCCGGGCAGACGATAAGTGCCCCCCATATGGTGGCGATAATGCTGGAACTGGCGGAGCTTAGGCCGGGAATGAACGTCCTTGAGGTGGGAACAGGCAGCGGATGGAATGCCGCTCTTATTGCTGAGCTCGTGAAGACCGACGTTTACACTATCGAACGGATTCCCGAGCTGGTGGAGTTCGCCAGGAGGAATCTTGAGAAAGCTGGAGTGGAAAACGTCCACGTGATTCCCGGGGACGGCACCAGGGGCTTTCCCCCAAAGGCTCCCTATGACAGGATAATAGTCACCGCAGGAGCGCCGAAGGTTCCCGAGCCCCTTCTGGAGCAACTGAATCCTGGAGGAAGGCTGATAATCCCCGTGGGGGGCTATCACCTCTGGCAGGATTTATATGTAGTCGAGAAGACCGAGGGCGGGAGAATAAAGAAAAAGCGGTGGGGAGGCGTCGCCTTCGTGCCCCTCATAGGGGAGCACGGCTGGAGGGAATAG
- a CDS encoding A24 family peptidase C-terminal domain-containing protein, whose protein sequence is MDYVPLILGLVMGVVTSYTDMKTGFVFDNHIFPTLTLIGRLLGWEEGEEEEQGLPRWIPRLIIPAVEVGIIYYLYLGISRGDALLAASGLIGLVLGFVLGLLLYYIGAWASGDAVILAGFSALLPYAPATASIVAPYTVGYPLYPLTILLNSIIAIFPFIFVYSLGVLIARRKFAELREIFIDKAGLTLEVSLWIMAALGLRLIIYEVTGASIVGLWSWVFTIAVIYVLGKFRRVGDVIGIGVLTYLVYQEPATAVGAFLKLLVVLYLFKAFLSLVKFMRTEVLMEEVTVEDLREWDILGETVFERDGKILRDRTDPFTRIKNSILNADLGALHPDYGRVIASPTAEGLTGEQIEELKRLVDEGRLENSFLRKKSMPFAPALFLGFLISYFWGDMFWWIQLKIAGL, encoded by the coding sequence ATGGATTACGTCCCCCTGATTCTGGGGCTGGTTATGGGAGTCGTTACTTCCTATACCGACATGAAGACCGGATTCGTTTTTGACAACCACATCTTCCCGACGCTCACGCTGATAGGAAGGCTCCTCGGATGGGAGGAGGGGGAGGAAGAAGAACAGGGCCTCCCAAGATGGATTCCCAGGCTCATAATACCCGCCGTCGAGGTGGGGATAATATACTATCTCTACCTTGGAATCAGCCGAGGGGATGCACTCCTAGCAGCCTCGGGCCTCATCGGGCTTGTACTGGGCTTCGTCTTGGGGTTGCTCCTCTACTACATCGGGGCATGGGCGAGCGGCGACGCGGTGATACTCGCCGGCTTTTCCGCGCTCCTGCCATATGCACCGGCAACGGCTTCCATCGTCGCCCCCTACACCGTTGGATATCCCCTCTACCCCCTGACTATACTGCTCAACAGCATCATAGCTATATTCCCCTTCATATTCGTATACTCCCTCGGGGTGCTCATCGCCAGGAGGAAGTTCGCCGAGCTGAGGGAGATATTCATAGACAAGGCCGGGCTCACCCTTGAGGTATCCCTCTGGATAATGGCCGCCCTGGGCCTCAGGCTGATAATCTACGAGGTCACGGGGGCCTCAATCGTTGGACTGTGGTCGTGGGTATTCACAATCGCCGTGATATACGTCCTCGGAAAGTTCAGGAGAGTTGGGGATGTTATAGGGATCGGCGTCCTGACATACCTGGTCTATCAGGAACCTGCAACTGCTGTGGGGGCGTTTCTGAAGCTCCTCGTCGTGCTGTACCTCTTCAAGGCCTTCCTATCCCTCGTGAAGTTCATGCGCACCGAAGTTCTGATGGAAGAGGTCACTGTGGAGGATCTCAGGGAGTGGGACATCCTGGGCGAGACTGTCTTTGAGAGGGACGGAAAAATCCTCAGGGACAGAACCGACCCGTTCACAAGGATAAAGAACTCCATCCTGAACGCCGATCTAGGCGCACTCCACCCGGATTACGGCAGGGTCATAGCCTCCCCGACCGCCGAGGGGCTGACGGGGGAACAGATCGAGGAGCTGAAGCGCCTCGTTGATGAGGGAAGGCTTGAAAACAGCTTCCTAAGAAAGAAGTCGATGCCCTTCGCCCCGGCGCTCTTCCTCGGCTTCCTGATAAGCTACTTCTGGGGCGACATGTTCTGGTGGATACAGCTCAAAATAGCCGGACTTTGA
- a CDS encoding HAD-IB family phosphatase, protein MVRLIAFDLEGTLVKSVSSWVELHKKFGTWEKGKEYAELFFSGEIDYVKWAELDASLWKGHTREEIMEWANSVEYMDGAKELIEFLKENDFRIAILSSGLMCLAGRVARELGGDYVFSNELIFENGVVTGKVNPLVDFKSKGTLLRELKDELRPELTVAVGDGYNDLSMFKEADVSIAINPHEGVEGDHNVESLYEVMEIVRGLIEERGQ, encoded by the coding sequence ATGGTAAGACTCATAGCCTTTGATCTCGAAGGAACTCTGGTTAAATCCGTATCCAGCTGGGTGGAGCTCCACAAGAAGTTCGGAACCTGGGAGAAGGGAAAGGAATATGCTGAACTCTTCTTCTCGGGCGAGATAGATTACGTAAAGTGGGCCGAGCTGGATGCTTCCCTCTGGAAGGGCCACACGAGGGAGGAGATCATGGAATGGGCGAACTCGGTCGAGTACATGGATGGAGCAAAGGAGCTCATCGAGTTTCTGAAGGAGAACGACTTCAGAATAGCGATACTCAGCAGTGGATTGATGTGCCTCGCTGGAAGAGTGGCTAGGGAGCTCGGGGGTGACTACGTCTTTTCCAACGAGCTGATCTTTGAAAACGGTGTCGTTACCGGGAAAGTTAATCCCCTCGTTGACTTCAAGAGCAAGGGGACCTTACTCCGGGAGCTTAAAGATGAACTCAGGCCCGAGCTGACGGTAGCGGTCGGCGACGGATACAACGACCTGAGCATGTTTAAAGAGGCCGACGTCAGCATAGCGATAAACCCACACGAGGGAGTGGAAGGAGACCACAACGTCGAGAGCCTCTATGAGGTCATGGAGATCGTCAGGGGGCTCATAGAAGAGCGGGGTCAGTGA
- a CDS encoding class III signal peptide-containing protein has translation MRRAQGALEYLFMLAAVLILVTIAARVVLNSTRNLNEAISNYTAQVRKQILEDL, from the coding sequence ATGAGACGAGCCCAGGGAGCCCTTGAGTACCTTTTCATGCTGGCGGCGGTTCTCATCCTGGTGACCATAGCGGCCAGGGTCGTCCTCAACAGCACGAGAAACCTCAACGAGGCGATATCAAACTACACGGCCCAGGTAAGGAAACAGATTCTCGAAGACCTATGA
- a CDS encoding ASCH domain-containing protein: protein MRVYHLRVREEYLEYIKSGEKRIEVRVAYPQLRGIKPGDKLIFNDSIPAVVTEVKRYETFRQVLREEPIKKIFPDEPSFERAVKRFHGMYPKWKENRYGVIAIKFKLLGEGR, encoded by the coding sequence ATGAGGGTCTATCACCTGAGGGTTCGCGAGGAATACCTGGAATACATAAAGTCCGGAGAGAAAAGGATAGAGGTTCGCGTGGCCTACCCCCAGCTTAGGGGCATCAAGCCCGGCGACAAGCTAATCTTCAACGACTCGATCCCGGCAGTTGTCACCGAAGTCAAACGCTACGAGACCTTCCGGCAGGTTCTGAGGGAAGAGCCGATAAAGAAAATCTTCCCGGACGAACCGAGCTTTGAAAGGGCAGTTAAGAGATTTCACGGCATGTATCCGAAGTGGAAGGAGAACCGCTACGGGGTTATAGCGATAAAGTTCAAGCTCCTCGGTGAGGGGAGATGA